One Epinephelus lanceolatus isolate andai-2023 chromosome 17, ASM4190304v1, whole genome shotgun sequence genomic window carries:
- the LOC117271559 gene encoding carbonyl reductase [NADPH] 1 produces the protein MSTKVAVVTGSNKGIGLAIVRALCKQYQGDVYLTARDVGRGQEAVKSLGEEGLKPMFHQLDINDVNSITTAAAYFKEKYGGVDVLINNAGIAFQVADTAPFDVQAEVTLKTNFFATRDMLTHFLPLIKAGGRVVNVSSFVGSRTLNQCSPALQQRFRSEDITEEELVGLMQQFVDQTKKGEHKKGGWPDTVYGTSKTGVTTLSMILARRLSKERPNDGILLNACCPGWVRTDMAGPKAPKSPDEGAITPVYLALLPPGATEPHGKFVSDKVVQEW, from the exons ATGTCTACCAAAGTTGCTGTAGTGACGGGCAGTAACAAGGGCATCGGCCTGGCCATCGTCCGAGCGCTCTGCAAGCAGTATCAAGGAGATGTTTACCTCACCGCCAGAGATGT TGGTCGTGGTCAGGAAGCAGTGAAGTCTCTGGGCGAGGAGGGACTGAAGCCCATGTTTCACCAGCTGGACATCAACGATGTGAACAGCATCACCACGGCTGCTGCGTACTTTAAAGAGAAGTACGGAGGAGTGGACGTCCTCATCAATAACGCTGGGATTGCATTCCAAG TGGCAGACACGGCTCCGTTTGATGTCCAGGCAGAGGTGACCCTCAAGACAAACTTCTTTGCCACCAGAGACATGTTGACTCACTTCCTGCCGCTCATCAAAGCAGGAG gtCGGGTGGTGAACGTCTCCAGCTTCGTCGGCTCCCGTACTTTGAACCAGTGCTCCCCGGCTCTCCAGCAGCGTTTCCGCAGCGAGGACATCACAGAGGAGGAGCTGGTGGGACTGATGCAGCAGTTTGTTGACCAGACCAAGAAGGGCGAGCACAAGAAGGGTGGCTGGCCTGATACAGTGTATGGCACATCTAAGACTGGAGTGACG acCCTGTCCATGATCCTGGCTCGTCGTCTGTCCAAGGAGAGGCCAAATGACGGG ATCTTGCTGAACGCCTGCTGTCCAGGTTGGGTGCGCACCGACATGGCTGGTCCCAAAGCCCCCAAGTCACCAGATGAGGGTGCTATCACGCCAGTCTACCTGGCACTGTTGCCACCCGGAGCCACAGAGCCTCACGGAAAATTTGTCTCTGATAAAGTAGTTCAGGAGTGGTGA
- the LOC144458277 gene encoding carbonyl reductase [NADPH] 1-like isoform X2, translating to MSAKVAVVTGSNKGIGLAIVRALCKQYQGDVYLTARDVGRGQEAVKSLGEEGLKPMFHQLDINDMNSITTAAAYFKEKYGGVDVLINNAGIAFKVADTTPFGVQAEVTLKTNFFATRDMLSHFLPLIKAGGRVVNVSSVAGSGALNQCSSALKQRFRSEDITEEELVGLMQQFIEQAKKGEHKKTGWPTTAYGTSKIGVTTLSMILARRLSKERPNDGILLNACCPGWVRTDMAGPKAPKSPDEGAITPVYLALLPPGATEPHGKFVSDKVVQRW from the exons ATGTCTGCAAAGGTTGCCGTGGTGACGGGCAGTAACAAGGGCATCGGCCTGGCCATCGTCCGAGCGCTCTGCAAGCAGTATCAAGGAGACGTTTACCTCACTGCCAGAGATGT CGGTCGTGGTCAGGAAGCAGTGAAGTCTCTGGGGGAGGAGGGACTGAAGCCCATGTTTCACCAGCTGGACATCAACGATATGAACAGCATCACCACAGCTGCTGCGTACTTTAAAGAGAAGTACGGAGGAGTGGACGTCCTCATCAATAACGCTGGGATTGCATTCAAAG tGGCAGACACGACTCCGTTTGGAGTCCAGGCAGAGGTGACCCTCAAGACAAACTTCTTCGCCACCAGAGACATGTTGTCCCACTTCCTGCCGCTCATCAAAGCTGGAG gtCGGGTGGTGAATGTCTCCAGCGTCGCAGGCTCAGGTGCTTTGAACCAGTGCTCCTCGGCTCTCAAGCAGCGTTTCCGCAGCGAGGACATCACAGAGGAGGAGCTGGTGGGACTGATGCAGCAATTCATCGAACAGGCCAAGAAGGGTGAGCACAAGAAGACCGGTTGGCCTACTACAGCGTATGGCACATCTAAGATTGGAGTGACG accCTGTCCATGATCCTGGCTCGTCGTCTGTCCAAGGAGAGGCCAAATGACGGG ATCTTGCTGAACGCCTGCTGTCCAGGTTGGGTGCGCACTGACATGGCCGGTCCCAAAGCCCCCAAGTCACCAGATGAGGGTGCTATCACGCCAGTCTACCTGGCACTGCTGCCACCCGGAGCCACAGAGCCTCACGGAAAATTTGTCTCTGATAAAGTAGTTCAGAGGTGGTGA
- the LOC144458277 gene encoding carbonyl reductase [NADPH] 1-like isoform X1 gives MLCGSVAGAQTHVVSMFFRVCALTLRSKPPAFLPVFLSHFCTAPDSSLQLYHRRFIRHYKTSSKQTMSAKVAVVTGSNKGIGLAIVRALCKQYQGDVYLTARDVGRGQEAVKSLGEEGLKPMFHQLDINDMNSITTAAAYFKEKYGGVDVLINNAGIAFKVADTTPFGVQAEVTLKTNFFATRDMLSHFLPLIKAGGRVVNVSSVAGSGALNQCSSALKQRFRSEDITEEELVGLMQQFIEQAKKGEHKKTGWPTTAYGTSKIGVTTLSMILARRLSKERPNDGILLNACCPGWVRTDMAGPKAPKSPDEGAITPVYLALLPPGATEPHGKFVSDKVVQRW, from the exons atgctctgtGGTTCTGTGGCTGGTGCCCAAACCCACGTGGTTTCCATGTTTTTCCGGGTATGCGCACTGACACTGCGCAGTAAACCTCCAGCTTTCCTCCCTGTTTTTTTGTCCCACTTCTGCACAGCACCTGACTCCTCTCTGCAGCTCTACCACCGCAGGTTTATTCGACACTACAAGACCAGCTCCAA ACAGACCATGTCTGCAAAGGTTGCCGTGGTGACGGGCAGTAACAAGGGCATCGGCCTGGCCATCGTCCGAGCGCTCTGCAAGCAGTATCAAGGAGACGTTTACCTCACTGCCAGAGATGT CGGTCGTGGTCAGGAAGCAGTGAAGTCTCTGGGGGAGGAGGGACTGAAGCCCATGTTTCACCAGCTGGACATCAACGATATGAACAGCATCACCACAGCTGCTGCGTACTTTAAAGAGAAGTACGGAGGAGTGGACGTCCTCATCAATAACGCTGGGATTGCATTCAAAG tGGCAGACACGACTCCGTTTGGAGTCCAGGCAGAGGTGACCCTCAAGACAAACTTCTTCGCCACCAGAGACATGTTGTCCCACTTCCTGCCGCTCATCAAAGCTGGAG gtCGGGTGGTGAATGTCTCCAGCGTCGCAGGCTCAGGTGCTTTGAACCAGTGCTCCTCGGCTCTCAAGCAGCGTTTCCGCAGCGAGGACATCACAGAGGAGGAGCTGGTGGGACTGATGCAGCAATTCATCGAACAGGCCAAGAAGGGTGAGCACAAGAAGACCGGTTGGCCTACTACAGCGTATGGCACATCTAAGATTGGAGTGACG accCTGTCCATGATCCTGGCTCGTCGTCTGTCCAAGGAGAGGCCAAATGACGGG ATCTTGCTGAACGCCTGCTGTCCAGGTTGGGTGCGCACTGACATGGCCGGTCCCAAAGCCCCCAAGTCACCAGATGAGGGTGCTATCACGCCAGTCTACCTGGCACTGCTGCCACCCGGAGCCACAGAGCCTCACGGAAAATTTGTCTCTGATAAAGTAGTTCAGAGGTGGTGA